DNA sequence from the Siniperca chuatsi isolate FFG_IHB_CAS linkage group LG3, ASM2008510v1, whole genome shotgun sequence genome:
ttatatttaaaaagtgtAATGCTTAATTATACTTAACTATAAACCTGGTATAAATAATGCAGTACAAACAATGTACATACACGCATATATCAATATGtattataaatacatatattctTCACTGTTTGCTATTTCTGCTACAGTCGTgtatgctgtttgtgtttctataCTAGTCTCTTACACTGACAAGTTTTTGTGGTCTAACCAGTGACAACACAACCACTTCCTGGTACATGTAGTGTACTTAAATAAGTAAAGTCCATGCTACAGTAGGAATTTCATGTAAACGTAAGGTGTCCTGCAGTGTTTCAAAGCAGAGGTGGGCCAGCTGGCCTGAAACTGCCACCTGCATTAACATCATACAAATTTAGTACACTTAAGTAATAAATTACTAATTAAGTTAAACTTTATCCAACAGGGAAAGTGCtatttcacacagcaaatgtCAGACAAGATGTATGAGGATCTGGGTAGCATGCCACCTCTAATAATTTCCTTTAAAACGTATGACAGCGAGGACACTTGGGCCTCACGTTGATTCACCTCAACAGAGTCTGGAAGATAAGGTTTAGTCTGGTCTGGTCTTTGAACCCTTATGATAACactcaaagacaaaacaaggaCCTGTTAGATCAATGCAATGTCTGCAATATCTCAGCTGTCTtacctctctcccttctctctcttcaggTTGCCTCTGTACTCTGCCCACTTGCTTTTCTCCGACAGTTCCCCAGAAATGAAGTCTTGTAGATCAGGCCCGTCATCACCCAGAAGCTCCTTTCTGTCAGCCCGGTCTGGGGGGGATTTCGTCACAGTTGTCAGACTGCTGGTGTAAACCTGCAGAGGAAGGACTGAGGGTTAGTTCAGGTGTCACTGCTTCAGTCTTTTCGTACAATCACACACTGTCGTGATGTTTACGATGTGTGTACCATGCCACTTATTTGGGAAGTTATAAAAAGCCTTACTGTCACTACAGCTGAGTTACAAAACATACATCACTGCAAGTTGTACTTCAAGGCCCGTGACCAGGCTTACAACCGATGGTAGTCGTTAATGGATTACCCACACCGTCAGTGTTTCTATTCGAGCTGTGAGTGAAAATACTCACATGTGGGATGCATCTGGGACTGAGCCAAAGATGGTTTGTGGAGAAACGGCCAGCTACACAACAACTTTGTTTGAGCAGCGCCATGACTTTAGCTAGCACGGGGCTGTCATTGGCAACTAACGTCGACTAGCGGCTGCTTTGGTCTGGTGCTGCATTCACGCTCTGTCGGCAGAATGGGAAGATAGGTAACCCTCCTGTTTTTCCCATTTGGGGCGTTCATGGACTATTCCAACACCAGTTAGATTTTTGGGAAGTATtagatattgtatttatttttttaattcaacctttatttaacaaTGCGAGCCCAAATGAGATTGAAACCCAGGCAAGACGGCAGCATAAAACGTTgcagacaaaacaatacaaaattaaGCAACAGATTAAACTAAAATACGGATaacaacactgaaaatattCAACTATGctaacaaaagaaacaaatcgCAAATGAGTACTAATAGTGTAAACTGATACCAGTACAATTTAGAAGGCTGGTGTGAACGGTTACTTGCGGTTTTTCCAATGTGACATAAAGGCGGCGGAGCTAACAGGGAGGGAATGTTGCTAATAGCTAGACAGTAAAACAACTTTTGTCGGTTTGTATTTGCTCCCAATTTTAcagctaaaatgtttttctaattgCTACACTTCTTTTACAACGACAACAGACATATACTACGAAAATAATCATAAAGTTCCTCGATTGTCTTGTAATGCCTGATGACGGCACGTACGTGCTCTACAACTGCGTCGTGACgttcttccttcttcctttcctctgctaCCGGCGAGGTGAGGATAGCTGAAATATTGCTCCTTGGGTTTCATCTAACTCCATCTGTGTCAATTAACGgtgtttttggtttaatttcGAAGTGTCCGATGCGGACACTATTGAGTTTCACTACATAagctgtattttaattttacctTAGGTTTGTTAAGAAATATGTTCGTTGTTTTTCCATTGAATCCGCTGTCTGTCTGAGGCCTGACGTTGCAGCGCTGTCCGTGCTAAGGCCCGCAGCGGGTTGAACATTATCACTTTTAAAAGATAGTGTTTATATGGTTTCAGCTGTTAATCAGGCCCACTAATATCATGCATAATTGTACCTCTCTAATTATACACATGGGTGACACCGGTCTCACTGCCTAATGTAGCTTTCCTTTAGCATTAGCGCTAATGCTAGTTGAGACAACGCAGTGTGTCTGTGCTCAGTTGCTTATCCTAGACGATGCATTTTTACACTGTCCAGCGTTACAATGACCACATTTCAGTCAGACACCTGTTTAAATGTGAAACCAAACATTATCCGGTAGCTGTTTTATGTACAACGTGCCAGGTCAGCCCTGGGTAACTTTTCACCCTCTAACCTGAACTTCAGTTCAAGTATAGCTTTGGAAAGTAAAGCGGTCACATTTCATAAGGGATGCAAACAAACTCCAGAGCATTTAACACATTGTGTCCGTCTCTTTACAGAATGAAGACCATTCTCAGCAGTCAGACTGTCGACATCCCCGACAATGGTAAGAAACTACTGATTTTTGCATACTGTCAGAACAATCTTGAGGTACCTGCTTTTAACCTCTAACTTTTGTGGAGTTTGGCTTCTTgcccttttgtgtgtgtattttattttttaattttttcttcttcctgctgTGTGGTGGCTCAGTCGAAGTGAGGTTGAAGGGCCGGACGGTGACGGTCAAGGGACCCCGTGGCAAACTCGTCAGGGAGTTCAACCACATCAACCTGGAGCTCAGCCTGCTGGGcaagaaacagaagaaggtAAGGAGGAGCAAGGCTTGTTTGTATAAACTGACACCAAATGTGCTatattaagaaaaatacagtagtAACACTTGGTTGAATCATTACCAGGATAatccataaaaaaatatattagacAATCAAACTGATGCAGAAAGCAGTGATCTGTGTTCGATTTTCGCAAAATTCAATTAAAGCTAAGGTAAACCTTTGCAGCAACTTGATCCAAAGATTTGAGGGTTTGAGGTTAAACACCTGATTTGGAGGGTCTGTTATAAATTGGGCTTTAGTATATAAAACAGGAATAGCCCTATAAGCAAGCAACCTGCTTTATCAAAATGCAGTAGTGTTAGTAGTGGTATAAATAGGTTAAGTGGAAGGATGAATGTTTTGAGAGGGTGTGTGTGGCTTTCTTAAGCTCTTACTTAGGAGTTTATAAGACAGATGTCCTGCAAAGTAAACTTAACATTTCTCAAGTCAAAGAGGGCTGAATGTAGACAGTGTTAATAAAGAAGTGTTTCTGGATTCTGAAATTGGCTAGTTGATCAACTCTGTTATAATTGACTGTTTGTTGAAGATGGCCTTGGAGTTTGTAGGTGATGTACAtttcagggctgcaactaacatttaccatatttcagattttttacaTCTGACagctttttttggtttttttttttcaataaattgaaattgaattgagaattcaatttacaatcattttaaaaagaagaaaattgaAACGTCAAAGTTTTGTACAGTTTGATGAAAGTGACGTGAGTCGCTGTGTTGTCTTCCTTAGCTTCGTGTGGATAAATGGTGGGGAAACAGGAAGGAGCTGGCCACAGTCCGCACCATCTGTAGCCACGTCCAGAACATGATCAAGGGAGTCACTTTGGTGAGACTATGGTTCAGCTTGTCTGATAGTGTCTGAGTTGTTGACAATGGCTATTTGTGACAATGTTAAACTGCTATAATAAGCTCTCTGCCCTTCCTTTATGGTGGGATTAGTATGTTTTGTCGTCATGATTTCTGTTGTCGCTGTATAGCCGTACAGCTGGTTATTGTTGTTAGaacagtttattttgtttgcctTTACGTTTTGGCTCAGTGCTTCTCTcgcttctgtctgtctgtagggTTTCCGGTACAAAATGCGTTCTGTGTACGCCCATTTCCCCATCAATGTCGTCATTCAGGAGAGTGGAACTCTGGTGGAGATCAGGAACTTCCTGGGAGAGAAGTACATCCGCCGTGTCCGAATGAGGACTGGTGAGTCTGCTGCAGGTTATGGAAATGTTGTAGTTATGAGATGGGACACTTGTGTACGGTccaaaaatattgtatttatatatgttctTTAAGATCCAAGTTTCTGAGATGGGGTATAAGTGCGGGAGTACATTTTAAGCTTTGTCAATAGGGGTGGGAAATATGGATAACTATATTGGGATAGCATGGTTAACTGTGTGCCATAAAAGCAAGAACTGCAGACATGCATCTCTTTATTGCAGCTTTTTTTTACctgtcatattttttaaaaagaacactTTTCCTCACTTtctaaaactaaaatgtaaaccACAACAATTCAGTTATTTTCAAACAAAGGGGCTTGAATGTGACTGTTCGTAATTAATGACTTCAATCTCAGGAGCTAAGACTTAGCAGGCATGATAAATTGCATACACACATGGTCTGAGTGAAGGCGAGGAAACAAAGCATTCAAGTGTATGTTGACTATTACAGAGCAATCTGGAATCGGAACACATTTACTATGAATACATAAACTTGACAAAAGTTAGAACAGAAAGTGATGTTGCCTTGTATTTTGGGCGTGatgtttgtcatgtttcaaTCTGACTCAAGGTTGACCATGACAGTAAATCCATGCCTTGTTCATGTTGAGGGACAGGATTGACAGCTAGAAAAGTtcctgcaatttaaaaaaagcagtttCTGCATGatatttattaaccataaaaGCTTTGATTGAGAAATTTAACAGGGTTTCTTCTCAGATTTTAGGGTTGGTGGTTTGAACCTCAGTTCCTCCCGTCCACATGttgagtgttttattttgagcaAAATGCTGAACCCCAAATGCACCTGCCTTGCACAGCAGCTCGGCCACCATCTGTCTGGCTGAATGAGAGAAATTGTGATGCGCTTTATCTTGTCCATGGGTTTAAACGTGCAGTCCGTTTTACCACTTACtatatttgatttgataatGTCTGACAGTAATTTTATCCCATTGTGAATGGTAAAATTATGTTtgctgttttctcctctccgTCTCCAAGGTGTGAATTGTACAGTCTCAGCCGCCCAGAAGGACGAGCTGGTGCTGGAGGGCAACGACATTGAGCTGGTGTCAAACTCAGGTACATGTCTGCCTTTTTCTCTACAGCTGTAATACATGGCACCAACATTTTTCTCCACATTAGAGAGGAAGGATTCATAACACTACCCCTGCTAAGGTCCTTCCCCATGTTTGAACCCATACATTCTGCTTCTTGGCTGTTAAATACTCTCAGCTAAAATGTTGAGGGTTGTTTGTCAATATTTCATTAGCAGGACCCCTGATACATTCTTTTCAGTTGAGTGATGCTGCCTTGAATCTTtgtgaaaaatactttttatcaTTCTATCAAACAaaaggtgaacagacagacatcagGAATCTGTTGGTGATCAGCAGAAGGCTGGCACCTCCCCCAAAACTGTAGACATTTCTGCAACACTTTGTGTCTACAGTCTCTGCTGCTAGGTTTACATCAGTCCTTTGGTGTTGTAGTTAATCGTGTCAATTCCTGTTTTCCCGTTTAGCCCCCTCTTCAAATTCCCCTAAACTGTCAACACGTTTGACACTTTTTCTGCCACTATATGACATGAGAGTATTACTTTTCCTGGCATTTAAATTAATACTCTTCCTCTTAACCAGAGGTGCACTGATTTTATCATTGGTAAATGTTGTGATGTAGAACACTGCAATCCTTCATGTGATTTGAAATGTATATGGTAACATTCAGTTAATTCCAGCA
Encoded proteins:
- the rpl9 gene encoding 60S ribosomal protein L9; protein product: MKTILSSQTVDIPDNVEVRLKGRTVTVKGPRGKLVREFNHINLELSLLGKKQKKLRVDKWWGNRKELATVRTICSHVQNMIKGVTLGFRYKMRSVYAHFPINVVIQESGTLVEIRNFLGEKYIRRVRMRTGVNCTVSAAQKDELVLEGNDIELVSNSAALIQQATTVKNKDIRKFLDGIYVSEKGTVVESDQ